The Oryzias latipes chromosome 16, ASM223467v1 genomic sequence CCTTTGTTGGGTTCCCATTACAGCACAGTGGTCTACTTACAAATTTAGATTGATTTATTTGAACCCTATCAGGGTTCCTAtagaaaaacacttcaaaaaaataaacagcagctCATATGTTTTGGGTGTGCCCTTACTCTTACTCACTCAGCTTCACTTTCCTCTTTCCCACAgcacaaagagaaaacaaaagtcagCAAACTTTACCACTTCACAGAAGGAACCAAATACCCGCTCAACGATGGCAGATCAGAAGTAAGTTTTTATTCGAAaccttcacaaacacacatctggATGGTCGGTGTCTGTTTTAGAAAtctattttaagtttttacctCTGTACCGCAACATATAACATTCTATTCAACAACTCTAGGTTCGCCTTGAAGCCaagttacataaaaataaaaatagaaacactAGCAAGTTGCATCTTGATCTGAAGGGGTTTTACTCACAGCAGGTAAGTTTGTTAATGAAAGTCATGCAGAAAGAAATCAGACCTGACATGTGCCTGGTGAAGTCACCTCTATTTCTGCATCTgctgattgttgtttttttttgccgatTTTAGTTGTTGGGttcacagaaaacctttttttttatttactccaCAAGAATTATGATATATTTCAAGGGTTCGACACCTTTAGTGTCTGAATGTTATCAGGTCAGTGAGTTCAGGACATTTGTGTTGCTGCATGTCAGAGCTGTCAAATGTACAGTACATTGCTCCTTACATGTATTCCATGAATTTTTATCTTTGCTTATAGAGACAATATAGAAGACTTTAAGGTCCAGACGGCCAAGCACCCGAACGCCGGATCAGTTGCTTTACGGCCGCACAGTGAACACTCGAAAGACCGGATGTCTAAAAGGCTTTCGACTGAGTCCAATGGAACCAGTGACGGAGGCGCCGGCTCCTCCACGCCAGTCGAGTTGACCGCTTTAGAGGAGTCGTTTCGACGGTTTGCCATCCATGGAGACACTCGCGCCACTGGCAAGGACATGCACGGCAAGAACTGGTCCAAACTCTGCAAAGACTGTGGCGTGATTGACGGCAAGAACATCACTCTTACTGATGTGGACATTGTCTTCAGCAAAGTAAAGTAAGAAAAAGTGCCAACAATATGGTGCACTTAAGCCAGTGTGTTTAATTCTTATTAATTCTGCATG encodes the following:
- the tppp gene encoding tubulin polymerization-promoting protein isoform X1, translated to MGTAESTKRKQKSANFTTSQKEPNTRSTMADQKDNIEDFKVQTAKHPNAGSVALRPHSEHSKDRMSKRLSTESNGTSDGGAGSSTPVELTALEESFRRFAIHGDTRATGKDMHGKNWSKLCKDCGVIDGKNITLTDVDIVFSKVKKKTCRTITYDEFKVALGELARKKYKDKTGEEAEAEVFKLIEGKAPVIAGVTRAVASPTVSRLTDPTKFTGSHKERFDETGRGKGKAGRVDIVDTSGYVSGYKHRGTYEKKVNKPTEGRPM